TGTGTCAATTTACTGTCTCTAGAATTAGCTGGAATTTATACTGGAAAGCTCTACGCTGGTAGCTGGAGTGACTGGTGTTCGTATCTCATCGCTGAACCACCGACTGCGGAAACTAGAACTAACGAGAATTACGCTAATTCCTGATCGATGGTTGGCTCGGATTAAAAACGTCCTAGCTCAACAGTATAAGTTACGCTCAAAAATAAGTTATCAAAATTAATATTTGGAGCAGAAGAACCACCAAGCGTTACTCCTGCTTGAAGATTAAATTGGCTACTACGCGAAGCGGCGTAAGTCAAGCGTCCGAGTAAGCGGTGAAATTGATCTTCGCGATCGCGTTGAGTAAAATCTGAGCGGGCGAACTGGTAATCTAATCCAACTAACAAATTGTTTTGTAAGTTGTAGCTTAACGAGACTAATAATGAGTTGATGATGCGACTGCGAGTTTCTGGTTCGGCATCGCTTATACGTAACTCATATAAGCTATCGAGTCGCAACCTGTCAGTCAAGCGATCGCGCCGTCGCAGCACAAAGCGGAGTGCGTTTTCATCTAAGAAGCGATCGCCCGACTCCGAACGAAAGAGTTGTTGATTAATCCAACCAACTTCACCAAACATTTGCGGCGAAAATCTTTGACGAATTCCCGCTCTGAAGCGCAACTGGTTGTAATTCGATTCCGATTGCTCGATATAGCGAATCAAACTACCATCAATCGCAGCAATCAGATCCGTATTTTCTCCCAACTTCGGTGTTGTAATCAGCGTGATACCTGACGATAGCAAACCGCCTTGAATCGGATCTACTGCTGAAAATATGTTGTTTGTTTGGAAGTAACCAATTTGAGCCAAGAGCGAACCGAAGCGGGGTGATGGTGGTGGTGGAATGACAGTATCTGCAAGCGTGGGCTGGCGTTCTAATTCTCTTACGCGCAGAATTCCTAATTCTGGATCGGGCGATCGCCTTTTGATTTCGCGGATGCGCAATCTTCCTAATTCTGCATCAATGTCGGATTGCGATCGTCCTTCTAATTCGCGCAAGCGCAATTCGCCTAATTCACCATCGGCTGGTACACTTAATTGTTGATCTAAATTCTGCGCAATTTGTCTAGGGTGAGGTGTAGGAGAAATTGAATTAAACGTGTAACGCTGTTCATCTAAATCAGAGACTAAACAAGAAGTCGCGGTAGATGAATCGGAATGATTTTGTCGCTGAGGAAGGAACTCTGAAGTGGGCTTAAGCGTCAGAGCACCTGCAGAACTCGAACTAAATTCAGTTATGTATTCTGATTTCGTTTTTGCAGGTGGATTCTGATTCTCTGTTAATAAGCGATCGTCTTGTTTCCCAGCCAGTTGATTTTGAGAATGAACCAAAGTCGTAAATTCTTCTCGCGATTTTGGTTTGTGATTATTAAAGATTTGGCACTCTGAAGAAATGAAAGCCTTTTCTGGAATCGCGGGCAAATCTATTGTAGAAATACAAGAAAAGTTGTTTGCCTTTTCTTGATCTATTGAGGATATTTCTGTAGTATTTGAGTAATTTATTTGACAATCATTTTGAGGTGCCGCAATTAGTATACTAGAATCAAGCAACAACAGACTGGTAGTACTGGCAGTGAAGATTGATAGTACGGATAGCTTCTTACATCCGGCTTGTAGCAGTTTTTGCCAGCATAAGCTATAAGGTAAGCTAGATAGTTTTTTCGGCTGCCACGTTGTAATAGTAGCTTTATAGATTAGACTTTTCACAGTATATAATTATACATATATTTCTTGAAGGATCAAATAGTTACAAAAAATTTACATATCACCGTTCTATTTTGCCGACCCAACAATACTGCGCTTAAAGCGTAACATTAGCTACTTCAAGACGTACTTAGTCAAAAAAAATGTTCCCGATCATTTCTAGAAGAGTGGAGTATAATCAATCGCTGATGAAAATGAGTAAATGCCAATTTTGAGAATTTGCTATTTTTGGATAGCTTCTGCAACTATGTGATTTGACTTGATGAAACTTGGAAATCAGAAACCGCGTCTGATTGCTCTGGCACTTGTTCACCCTTTTTAGGCACTAAAAGCCATGTCTCGCAAGTTTGTCCTCATCCTTACCTTTGTTTTTTGGAGCATGACGCTGCCAATAGCTAAGAAGGCTAATGCTGAAACTACTCTGACACGAGCTGTAGTGCAAAATATCCGCAATCTAGTGCGTTTACTTCCACAAAATCGCACACCACGTCCAGCCCGGTTGTCAGATGCTATGCAGCCTGGAGATGGTTTATCTACAGGTCGTTCCTCTTTAGCAGAACTGCGCTTTAATGACGGTTCCTTGGCAAGGATAGGAGAACAAGCTGTATTCCGCTTCATCGCACGAACACGTAGATTCAGACTATCAAACGGTACAGTATTATTACTAATTCCTCCTGGAAGAGGAGTCACAGATATTCGAACCCCAAACGCAGCAGCTGCAATTAGAGGTTCAGCGTTATTTGTACGTTATATACCCGAAACAAATACAACACTTGTTGGGGCTTTAACAGATAGCAATATAGAAGTTTTTAATCAAACTGCTTCTCAAAGAGAAGTTCTCGAAGCTGGGCAAATGGCAGTTGTTGTCAATGACAGAATTGAACAACTATACGAGTTTGACCTCAATACTTTTTACCAAACAAGTGATTTAGTACAGCAGCTGAATCTGAATCGACCAAATCCTAATCCTTCAGCTGATCCGGCACTCTCTAGTGTACAAGCAGAAACTGCGGCTGCTGCTGCTGCAAAACCACCAGTTAGAGGCGAAGGAGTCGTCGAAAATCCGTCTTTCGTTCAGTCGCCCAGTAATTCAGCACGAGAATCTCAACAAAATCAAGGCAACAATACTGCAACAACACCAACTCAACAAAATCGAGGCAACAATACTTCAACAACACCAACTCAACAAAATCAAGGCAACAATACTTCAACAACACCATCGCCTACTGGAAATACAACTGGGAACAACTCAACTAATACAAATAACTCCCCAAGTGGAGCTAACAGCGGTAATCTACAAATTCCTAGCAATGGATCTAGAGACGAAATTGACGATGACAATACTGCACCAGTAAATCCTCCAATAGAAAATAACACAACAATTACACCGCCCAATAATACGACCACAGCACCAACAACGGGCGAAAGTCCCGTTACTCAACCTACTGATGGTGGAAATAATACACCACCAACCAATCCAGTTGACAACACATCACCAACCGTTCCGGTAGACAACACCCCACCAACTGACCCGGTAAATAATACGCCGCCAACGGACACCGAAACGCCACTACCAACTGGTCCAGTTGACAACACGCCGCCAACTGACCCGGTTGACAATACCCCACCAACCGTTCCGGTAGACAACACGCCGCCAACTGACCCGGTAGACAACACGCCGCCAACTGACCCGGTAGACAACACGCCACCAACGGACACCGAAACACCACTACCAACTGACCCGGTAGACAACACGCCACCAACGGACAACGAAACGCCACTACCAACTGACCCGGTAGACAACACGCCACCAACGGACACCGAAACGCCACTACCAACGGATCCAGTTGACAATACGCCGCCAACGGATCCAGTTGACAACACTCCACCAACTGACCCGGTAGACAACACTCCACCCACGGATATTGAAACGCCACTACCAACTGACCCGGTAGACAACACCCCGCCAACTGACCCGGTAGACAACACGCCACC
The DNA window shown above is from Chroococcidiopsis sp. TS-821 and carries:
- a CDS encoding outer membrane beta-barrel protein, with amino-acid sequence MVHSQNQLAGKQDDRLLTENQNPPAKTKSEYITEFSSSSAGALTLKPTSEFLPQRQNHSDSSTATSCLVSDLDEQRYTFNSISPTPHPRQIAQNLDQQLSVPADGELGELRLRELEGRSQSDIDAELGRLRIREIKRRSPDPELGILRVRELERQPTLADTVIPPPPSPRFGSLLAQIGYFQTNNIFSAVDPIQGGLLSSGITLITTPKLGENTDLIAAIDGSLIRYIEQSESNYNQLRFRAGIRQRFSPQMFGEVGWINQQLFRSESGDRFLDENALRFVLRRRDRLTDRLRLDSLYELRISDAEPETRSRIINSLLVSLSYNLQNNLLVGLDYQFARSDFTQRDREDQFHRLLGRLTYAASRSSQFNLQAGVTLGGSSAPNINFDNLFLSVTYTVELGRF
- a CDS encoding FecR domain-containing protein translates to MSRKFVLILTFVFWSMTLPIAKKANAETTLTRAVVQNIRNLVRLLPQNRTPRPARLSDAMQPGDGLSTGRSSLAELRFNDGSLARIGEQAVFRFIARTRRFRLSNGTVLLLIPPGRGVTDIRTPNAAAAIRGSALFVRYIPETNTTLVGALTDSNIEVFNQTASQREVLEAGQMAVVVNDRIEQLYEFDLNTFYQTSDLVQQLNLNRPNPNPSADPALSSVQAETAAAAAAKPPVRGEGVVENPSFVQSPSNSARESQQNQGNNTATTPTQQNRGNNTSTTPTQQNQGNNTSTTPSPTGNTTGNNSTNTNNSPSGANSGNLQIPSNGSRDEIDDDNTAPVNPPIENNTTITPPNNTTTAPTTGESPVTQPTDGGNNTPPTNPVDNTSPTVPVDNTPPTDPVNNTPPTDTETPLPTGPVDNTPPTDPVDNTPPTVPVDNTPPTDPVDNTPPTDPVDNTPPTDTETPLPTDPVDNTPPTDNETPLPTDPVDNTPPTDTETPLPTDPVDNTPPTDPVDNTPPTDPVDNTPPTDIETPLPTDPVDNTPPTDPVDNTPPTDTETPLPTDPVDNTPPTDIETPLPTDPVDNTPPTDPVDNTPPADTETPLPTDPVDNTPPTDPVDNTPPTVPVDNTPPTDPVDNTPPADTETPLPTDPVDNTPPTDPVDNTPPTDTETPLPTDPVDNTPPTDPVDNTPPTDTETPLPTDPVDNTPPTDPEDNTPPTDDQSPTPTLPDDERPPSTVSDNPQR